The genome window ctttgtgttcgCATCTAAAAGGGTATTTTCCCCTAGATTAACAGGGCATCCTAAACTGAAAtaatccacaaatacaaagCATAGCAATGCCATTACAATGCTTGAAATGGTTGTGGAAAATAGTTTGTTCCTACTTACACATGGCTTTTGAGACTGCAACAATACTGTGTTAGAAACTAATGCAGCATGCAGCCTTTTATCTGTTAATTGTACAAACTGATATATTTAACACATAAATACGTTGGATTTAAATCATTGAGCTTGAGAGAACCCCTACTTGCTCCTGGGATGCCAAAAATGGCTGACAGCACATCGACCACTCTTATCCATACATTTCCATATATGTTCATATCAGGAAGACACAATGCTCAAAATAGGCAGCTAAAGAACACGGAGTTCCAGTCGGTTGCGAACGGTTTCAGCATGTTTCTTCACCGGATTAATacagactgtttctgtgtggGGTGTTTAGGGAGTGACCTACCCAGCCTGTCATGGCATCTGGAGTAAGTGGGCTCCTCCGTTGGAAAGGAGTCGTCTGGCCACCATCTCATTCTGTGGTAAATacttatttctccctctctacTATTGGCTTTCATGAATTGACGTGTTGCATGTATCAGTTAAGCAGCCTGACCTTCCACGCTTTGactcctttgtcttgctgtctGTCAGGCTCTTATGCTGGTGCTGTGATAGCCATGCCTCTGGCTGGGATCCTGGTTCAGTACTCAGGCTGGTCCTCTGTGTTCTACGTCTATGGTAAGACTCATTGATGAGAGCTTACaagttgcgtgtgtgtgtgtgtgtgtgtgtatcattgCATGGTGCAAAGGGAGATGAGGTATAATTCTGAGGTGAAATCAATTGAAAAATATTTGGCTGAAGTGTTTTTAAGCTGGGTGGAAACCTTAAGAGTTTGACACTCGGAGAGTCCAGTGAAAGTCAAATGGATTTATCCAGGCAGACTGTGTATTGATTTCCTCCCTCCGATGTTTGGGTGTGTCAATAAATAaccccccatctctctctctctctggactgAATACAGTAAGCTTTCCTGTCCGGGTCTTTTTCCTCTCAGGCATTTTGGAAAGATCAGGCTGCCAAACTCTCTGTGTGTACTTACTGCTAAGGTCAAAATTAGCTGCAGTATTTCATCTGTAATTGTCTAAACTTCTGACATGCAATCTCTCTGTGATATGCAGGATGTTTCGGCATCCTCTGGTATATGTTCTGGATCTTCGTATCCTACGAGAGCCCCGCTGAACATCCTACCATCACTGACGAGGAGCGCTGCTACATTGAGGAGAGCATCGGAGAGAGTGCCAAGCTAATGGGTCCTTCTGAGGTGAGGGGATACCCTTCAGATAACAATCTACACTTCAGGCAGACAATAGTTCACTCCACCCAATACTCTTTGTTCCtttgtcttgtgttgttttgtgttgcacATGTCTTGGTAAAATTAAATCCTTTATCATAATCTGTTCCAGAAATTCAAGACCCCCTGGAGGAAGTTCTTCACCTCTATGCCTGTCTATGCAATCATCGTGGCCAACTTCTGCAGGAGCTGGACCTTCTACCTGCTGCTGATTAGCCAGCCTGCATACTTTGAGGAAGTGTTTGGCTTTGAGATAAGCAAGGTGAGCTTAAGATACAGTTCAGTGGACAAGTGACAAACGTGCAGCATGAATTGTGTGATCAATATATGACGGATTCACAGCCCTGGTGTTTCAGAACTGAGCCTGTGACACTTTGCTCTTGGAACGAGTCATTATCAGAATCAATGTCTGTGCAACTGGTGGCCTGCGGTTCATTTTCATGATCCGATATATTACATAACAAGGTGGCATCAGTTCACAAAAGATAAAAAAGTCAAAGTGACTGTCATCACAGATTAGACACTGATGTTTGTTTAAGGTCAAATGGCAAAGGCTTCCTGCAATAGAATGAGAGAATAAGTAACCACAGAATAAGTGATTcattttgaataaaataaaattaatgtaATGGCTAATTGTAACATCGGGTGTAAATTAACTTTATGTTAACGCTTCAAATggcaacatttctgttttatattgtacatgatgCTGGAAAAACTTGGTTGCCTTCATGATTTaagacattaaatattcatgacaacAATCACAAATTAAGTTCAGGAAAAAATCATCTTTAGTCATTATTTAATAAAAGATTAACACTCAGAAATTCAGCAAATTTCTGTAATATGTACCCACTATAGTGTCTTCAaaaattcccataatgcactaCTTCTGACTAACAATCCCACAGTGCAAAAATGAGCTCTTGGGGAATGATTCATTTGTCAGtgatgacacaaaatgaccatgCATTTCCTACACAGGCATAATAAATGTATCGTGCTGCCGTACGTATCATACTGCAGCTGATATGGTagattttctgtgtgtggttGTAGGTCGGCATACTGTCTGCCCTGCCCCATTTGGTGATGACCATCATCGTGCCCATCGGTGGCCAGCTGGCCGACTACCTACGCAGCAAGAACATCCTGACAACTACCACTGTCAGGAAAATCATGAACTGTGGAGGTGAGAAGCCTGAACCGAGGATGAGATATCATTTTCCACACCTCTCTCTGCACAGCTACAGGGTGTTACTTTCACGGTGTTGGATCCATACTGCTCTCTTTTCGGTTGCTCATCGCTGCCAGATGGGTTTAAGAGCtggttgtgtttatgtttttgtaaaaaatcTCTCTGCTCAATACTTATCCACACTCGCTGATTGTGACTGTGCATTGATTTCATATCCGTCACGCACGTAATTGAGTGCAGACCACGTATCATGCTTAATTCAATTGGCACTGTGATGACCACCAGCCCGTGggcgctctgtgtgtgtgtgtgtgtgtgtgtgtgtgtgtgtgtggcctgctgtctgtctctgttagGATTTGGCATGGAGGCCACATTGCTGCTGGTGGTAGGATATTCCCACAGCAAAGGGGTGGCCATCTCCTTTCTGGTGCTGGCAGTGGGCTTCAGTGGATTTGCTATATCAGGTTTGTGCAAGTAAAATACACTCTAAGCTCAATCACGATATACTATAGGTACAATTTAGGATTTAATGTACTGTCgttaaaatgatgttttactGAGTAGTTTCACTGGATCTAATACTGAACAGCTTTGGGAGTCTAAGAGAAGGCTAATAAGGCACAATTGAAGAGgatgaatatttgatttgaaTACCTTTCACAATAAGAGTTAGAGTTGCTGAACTATTTCTTGGCATGATTTTGAAAATATGTCAAGTGAACAATGAAATTGAAAAGTGCAGTTCAGTGAATAGTTTAAGGACActtgctcatttgctttcttgcagagctTTAGAtaagaagatcgataccactctcataactgtatgaagctaaagccaagcgatggttagcttagcttagcataaagactgggaacagggaaacagctagctgcgtgcaaagcagcagcaccCCTAAAGATCATGAATTAACAAATCAtaccttttttatttcattaatgtaAAGTGTGAAAACAGGGAGTTGTGATTTTACAGGGCGTTATGGTGCCCGGTGCTCTTGGCCGGGAGCAGTTTAAGCTAGCTGTGACCCTCTTCTCCCAGTcgtaatgctaagctaactgtcccctagctgtagctttatatttaccatacagatatgagagtggtatttaTCTTGTAATCCAACTCCTTTATCAAGTTTTCTATGATGACCACAgactatatatttttttatttagtaaCTTGTTTATTACTGTGTTGTGCTACTTGGGTTTCCATACAAACTGAGGGCAGGTAAAAGGGGAAATCTCTGATACAAGGTTAGATAGTTTTTATTTGCTCTCCAGACTCTTTGATATACAGCAATGATTGTGGGGATTATGAAGTACGATAAAAACatcattgaaatgaatttgaaaTTACAAACAAACATCCTTGCAGTGGCATGTTTGCTGTTATCTGATAATAAAGGATGTATATGCCATCACTAATCTTTATCAATATCAGCTGCGTAGCACAGGGCTCCCTTCAGACATCAGCTTTTGGATATTACTGGCAACACGTTTGACTGGCAAAACAAACCTTTCATCTTTCTTCAGCCACTCATTCAGCAGATCCTTTCATGTATATGCTTAGCTCCAGAGGATGCAGGGGTCTGTGACTGCGTGCAAAATCAGTTTCTTGGCCGTTGTTCTTGAGCTCTCTCCTGGAGTGTTTAATAATTCAGTGCTAGCTGTCCCCGGGGATTTGCCAGGCAGGCAGTGTAAGGCAGCTCGCGAGGACACTTACTCATTCAGCCAGTCAGAGTGGGGGAGGAGGCGGATGTGTGGCGACTTGCTGCCTATTTCTGCAACAAGATGGTCACCATTTGTGCCGCTTTTATCTACAATTGTGTCCTGCTTCTGATGCTTTTAATACTGTATACATGCTGTCACGGTGTTTCCCACAATTTGGCATTCAGCTGTTGCATGGCCTTGACATAAAGCACAAATATAAGGTAAAATTTATtaacaatattttctttttttgtccgtgtgtgtgtgtccatcaggCTTTAATGTAAATCATCTGGACATTGCTCCACGCTATGCCAGTATCCTAATGGGCATCTCTAATGGTGTGGGTACCCTGTCTGGGATGGTGTGTCCACTGATTGTTGGCACTATGACAAAGAACAAGGTAAGATCCTCTCCCTTCAGGCCCCAAACAATAATAAAGATTCTATCAGTTCATGTGTGCCATAAGACTTAAAGGACAGCTCAATACATAAATACAGCAAATGTCAAAAACATGGTTTACAACATACTATAATGTAGTATACACACGcttattaatgtatttgtcaacAACTATAACTCCTCCTGTGAAGCATCTATAATTGGAGGCTGTGTATAAAGAGATAATGTGTTATAATAATTTAATACTTGACTCCATTCATTAGAATAATAATTAGTGGTACCTGGACAGTAAATATATGAaagtatgtgtatatatatatcatatatattctgcagcagctgttctgcAGCAATGTGTTTTTATAATTTTTGGACAGCCACATCTCAGACACTCAAAAaatacttgttagtaggatctattcattgttggttttagttattttcatgggatttgttaaCAATAGGAAAAATACTTTCAGACTTTTCCTTTACGGGGCTACAAACAGCTTCttgctttcctttcctcttcagaCTCGAGAAGAGTGGCAGTACGTGTTCCTGATCGCCTCCATGGTGCATTATGGGGGTGTTGTCTTCTATGGGATCTTTGcatcaggagaaaaacagccatGGGCCGACCCAGAACTGACCAGCGAGGAAAAGTGTGGCTTCATAGACGAGGACGAACTGGCAGAAGAGACGGGCGACATCACTCAAAATTATGGTGCCTTTGGAGGTCCGGCTAAGTCTTACGGTGCAACCACACAGGTGAACGGAGGCTGGGCTTCAGGTTGGGAGAAGACGGAGGAGTACGTCCAGGAAGAAGCACAGGGAGCAGGCTACGGATACAGGCAGGATGAGGGATACTCCTAGACCAAACACATTCACCGACACGTGTAGACTCATTTTCCCAAGTGTGCATCAGTTTAGTcatgaaaaatatcaaataGCAAATGAGAAACCAGAAAAACTACAAACCATTGTTGTAATGTTTGCACAAATCCTAAAAATAAATCCATGTAAAAATCACTAAAATGTGTAAAAGATTTAAAGATATTCGATTAATAGAGGTGTAACACATATCAAATTGGCAGTCTGTAAATGTATTATTATGCATATTGATAATAGATATATTTATTTGGAGTGCAATTGTGTataaatgtgaacattttcatgCCATCAGCCGAGGCTTCCTGAGCACACTGAAGCCTGTAGGGTTCCATAGAAGCTGCCCATCAGAACCGACCCCTTATCATCAAAGTGACAGTACAACGTCCAACAAGCCAGCCATTACAGTGTATAGATATGTCACTGCACAGCGTTGTAAACAGAAACTAGACACTCTGTTGATATAGATTGTACTGTATCTCTCCTGAATGCACTCAGAGTAGTGTGTCCTTTTAATGCACAATATGACGACTTTTGTTCTCTTATCACcggcttctgtgtgtgtacatgtaagTGACCTGATGTAGAGATCTGACGAGTGATATATTGACTTGTGATGAGTGTTTGATTACACTTGCGTAAAAGGTAAAAAATGTCAGATGTTTGCTACACATGAACCATTTTGTAACGCTGCAGTTGAGCGTTTGATTTTAGCTTTTGCAACCCGTCACATCTCAGCAGTGTAGTGCAGGAGTGCAGGACTGAAGCCATGCTCAGTGTCATATTCCACTTTAGTCAAGCCAATAGAAGTCTAGTTGTACCAATGCATTGTTGACATATATATGACAGAGATAACTAGAGAGTAAAGATGTATAAGAGTTTATAGATTAAATTTAGACTTTGTTAGACCAAAAGATTTGTGGTCCTGTCCTTATGAAGGGTTTGTGCAACGTAAAGATTTGGGGAATTTACAGACTAGCCAAAATCAGTATGAGAATCTTACTATATTAGAGCAGCAAAGCTAATAATATTTAATGAGAGTGCAAAAAAATTAATATTTATAACAGATATTTACATGATGAAGGGATAAGTAATTTCTCTATTGCATCAAATAGacttaaaaaaagcaaagtttttaaaaaaagcatctTTATGGATAATTTATGAAGAGTTTAAACACTCAGAAAGTTCACGTGCTTCATCGGGCTGGTGTGGGTGctgtttgatcagatttgactgacagaaaGCTGTCATCAGATTCAAATGTAGCTAAACTCTGATTGGTACATGGAAATATCAGCTTTTTGTATCTGAACTGCGCCTACTTCAAACCATTGAgaagagcacagaaaaaaaagaaaaatacaggaaTCTGTTGCGTCAAATAATCAAAACTGCTGTAATTTTAGCAGGAATTTGAGCGTTCATGTAGCATCCCATTGCTTAAAGCAGTGATTCTCAAACTGGGGGGTGGGGACCCTCTGGGGGTGCATAGAGTCACTCAGGGGGTGCATAGAGGGGTGTGGCTGACCAGTGgaaaaatatgtaaacaaaGTAGAATTAATATGATTTATGTAGGCGAGGGAGAGGAAGATGCTGATGCTACTGTGcgtttgagaaccactggtttAAAGTGAGAAGCCTgttgagaaaaataatgttttcagggcctttaaaaCTAAAGGGACGAGAGTTTGTCAAGTAATATTAGAGAGGTTGAATATTTCTGAAGAAGTATATGAATGTTTATATAAATCTATACTTTGCATAAAGCTCAGCACAACAGGTGCTTTCTCTCTACGGTCACAGAGACGATGCAGCACGAGGGGCAATCACACAGGTGTGCAATTTGGACAAACTGCCATTTGTCCATTTCTATTGCAGAAAAGAGGTGAGATGAGACATTTTATACATTACTGTATAATGTAATGACTGTCCTTTCTTATGGGAGTCTGGTTATGAAAAGTGTTTTAGGCGCCTGAGCACAAACAAGCCTCCAGAATCTGTTGTGTCCTCATTCTGCACTTACACTGACAAGGTCTGAAAGGGGCCAATGTTGTTTGATTTGTCACTTGTCTGTGGAGACCTTAAGTCAGCACTTCACAATGTAGacgtgtgtggatgtgtatttatgcatggaacaaagtgaaatttgtagtttgtctttttcttttattgtttccttttctttcaaacttatttgtctttgtctcagaaACTGTTACTGATGCTTCAATTTCTTTGCACAATTAACCAAAGGTGAAGAGCAGAGCTGGGTTTTAGCTGCAAGTCAAGCATTTGTAAGGGAGTACAGACCATCAGCAGCGAGGTCCCAGCGTACAGACCCCCAGAGTGCAGGTGGCACCAAACATTACTCAGTGTACAAAGCAATAAACCCATAGTAACAGTTCTGGTCAAACGTCATGAACAGTCATTATGTAACTGTCTTTTTATGCATTTGTttaaaagctgtgttttttgtgataACAAATGTAGAAAATATACActtgtaaaggaaaaaaaaagaaatatatgtATGAAAACATAGTAATAGAGTCCTACACAAACGTCTTTGACAACAAGGAAGTGCAAGGAGTTTATGTTGGGGCTGCTCACCAGATGAGAATGATAAAACGAGCTCCGCCTGAGAAGCGGACGCTCGTCTtcatgtttctctttttgttttgctgtggtCCATGTGGACTGTGTGCTGTTGtgtcctccctctttctgtctctccttcctcataTTTTAGTTTGATTCATGTTGTTCACTCAGTGGCTGGACCCCCGTCGCCCTACTTAACCACATGTACCTCCTCCTTCCCCCCGACGACCCCGATTTCATTGTCACGACACTGACATTAAGGATGACACCTGAACAGGTGATTCTCCGTTTTCAAAAACGACAAATGTGCAACCTGAAGTAGTTAAAAGTTTCCTGTTTTGTGCCTCTGAAGTTACAGTGTGATTCTATGGCTTCTGTTGCTGTGTAAATTGAGAGGTTTGTTGATGTCAAAAATGAAATACTCTATATccatttttgtaaaaaaaaaaaacaaaaagaaaaaaagaaaacaaatctgtgtgtgtctcgAGTATTTGTATCGACAACAAGGGAGATCAAGTAATGAAAGAAGTCAGACAGTGCTGAAGGGTGTCTGGCTTGGTAGCTACTAAAATGCTTTACTAAATGTATACAGTACACAACATGATCATTATTAGCGGCCCAAAAAAGCTGCAGTCATGATTAAGAGCAAATGTTTGGAAAACTGAATTTTAATAAATTAAGAGTGTTTTTGTAATGGAGACAGTAATATTGAAACAAATGGAAACTATTAACATAATACAGTTCAACACAAGCTCATAGAATATTTATGGATGCTGACCAAACCATGAGTTAGTCTACAGGACATCTAAAGCTCTACAGCGAGAAGTCAACCTGGTGAGCTTTAGTGAGCCCCCAGCAGGTCAGTCAAGACAAAGTCATTGTAATTTACTtcaaatgcatgaatgtgtgctgtGGAGGTGCTGAAGGTGCAATGCAAAAGAAGGTGACACAGGGTGGATGTCAGCGGTAGGAAGGCAGAGAGTCAATGTGAGCACATGGAGCAGCTTTTATAGCCTGCAAGGCCCAGGTGAACCAGATCAGCTGACGACCCTCCCACGTCAGCCAATGGCCTGCCGAGACAACGGGAGGGACGTCACACCAGCCAAACACTGTTCAATCGCacagaactttatttaaaattcgAGCGGAAGGACATCGTTTTGtgaatgtatgtttgtttgttgtcactTGGTGCTCCTGTCGGTGTTAAGTTGATTGACACTTATAATTGGGGAAAAGTTAGAAGTTCGGCCTTAAACTGAAGGACTATTGCTCACTGAGGAAGGACGctgacaataaaaatgaataaaaggaaCACACAGGTGTACAAACCTGTGTTATGTACTTTTAGGAGGTTTAATTTAACCACATTGTTTTGGGGTAAACGTCACATTTAAAATGCCACTTACATGCCGGATATAAAGCAACATGTAGATCTATGCTGCTTTATGTTTGCCCGATTCAGTGTTACATATTGTGACAGAGCGTGACGGTAAAATTGAAATATTCCATATACACTTTTCTGCAGAATATTTCCCACTGCTTTCTAGGCACAAGAATAATATTGTTAATATAAACCTAAATATTGCATTTAGTGATTTTAGAGGAATGGTCAATTCAACTACATTCAGTTtacttcaaataaaaaaaataaataaaacatgagtgATACAGTCGGGATTTCAGCAGAGTGAGTTTTAGCTGTTCCACCAAGGCCACAGGAAGTGCACCGTTAATGGCTGCCCTCCTTCCCCCGTCGGTGAAATCAATAGGGTCAGTCCCCAGTGCTCGGCTGGACCTATTGACTGTTCTAACCTTTTAATggagatgagagggaggaggagcactTACTAAGCCATTTGGAGGTGTTATTTCGATTTAGGAGCCAACCCCTTGCTCCACCGGCAAAGCTTCGCCACGCAGTTCTCGGATCATCAGAGGAGATACtgtacagcaaaaaaaaaaaaaaaaaaaaaaaaaagaactaccTCTGAGGTTGAGCAGAGAGTTCTGTTTCTCTCAGGTAGATGTCTCAATGAGATGCAAGTCTTCTTGTAAGGAGAGACTTGGCTAAGATGGGTCTTTAATGCCTGATTAAGTTGGCAGATCTACTAAAAGAAAAACTCTTTAATGACAGAAAGTCGTAAATGTTAGCCTGCCTCTGAAATATTAAAGGCCCCTTCCTCTCAGTAATTTGTTTTGCTTATTGTTGCTCCTcttggatgtttgaccttcactgtgcagagttCGACACTAGACGGCTCAGTTTCCTCCTCCAGTTtaatctgctgtgtgttcacctTAAATCTGAGCTAAAGATGACGTGCGTGTACAAGCAGGATGTGGTGACAACTAGTCTGGCAGCCAATCACGGTCCACTGTTCAACttacacaagtgtgatgtggaaacttgaaaaCTTCGGTGCACAAATACAGAGAAAGGACTTTGTAGTCGGAGACATCGTGTGTCTGTCAGTTCATcgtttgtgtgtgaaatatttGCTTCGACATGTAATTTtatgaatttttaaaaagtgaaaaccAAAGCAGACACACATTGCTGTTCAAAGCAGAGGCGCAAGTCCAAACAGGAtctttaaataattaaaaaactgCTATAAATATATCATTCATAAATATGAACTGCAACAGACCACATGCACAAGATAATAATTAATGGTCACCATatacaatacaacacaatacGCACAGGATCTGCTAAACCATTACTTTTAATTCGATGTACTGCTCTGCGTATCTGCTCAGTTCTTTCCTACGTAGTTTACCCGAGATGTCTGtctttaaagcacattttgtaTGGATTCCTGCACTTTATGGAGCGGAATTAGCAAACTAAAATTCAGACCACATTCTCCTTCCCAGCATCACTGACGTCAAACAACTCCGCAGGAGCTCTGAAAAGCCCAAGGTGACACAGACATCACTGTCTGATTGATGCACAACTTCTGAATCAGCCGATATTAAAAGCACCTCTCTTCCCCTCTACCTTTAACCATTCattcgtgtgtgtatgtgtgtgtg of Chaetodon auriga isolate fChaAug3 chromosome 1, fChaAug3.hap1, whole genome shotgun sequence contains these proteins:
- the slc17a6b gene encoding vesicular glutamate transporter 2.1, whose product is MESMKASAAAGVKEFAGKALGHMHRAMERRQKTGDVIELTEDGRPREAAEKKPPLCECNCCGLPRRYIIAILSGLGFCISFGIRCNLGVAIVGMVNNSTIHQNGKIIIKEKAKFNWDPETVGLIHGSFFWGYIVTQIPGGYISSRLAANRVFGAAIVLTSTLNMFIPSAARVHYGCVIFVRILQGLVEGVTYPACHGIWSKWAPPLERSRLATISFCGSYAGAVIAMPLAGILVQYSGWSSVFYVYGCFGILWYMFWIFVSYESPAEHPTITDEERCYIEESIGESAKLMGPSEKFKTPWRKFFTSMPVYAIIVANFCRSWTFYLLLISQPAYFEEVFGFEISKVGILSALPHLVMTIIVPIGGQLADYLRSKNILTTTTVRKIMNCGGFGMEATLLLVVGYSHSKGVAISFLVLAVGFSGFAISGFNVNHLDIAPRYASILMGISNGVGTLSGMVCPLIVGTMTKNKTREEWQYVFLIASMVHYGGVVFYGIFASGEKQPWADPELTSEEKCGFIDEDELAEETGDITQNYGAFGGPAKSYGATTQVNGGWASGWEKTEEYVQEEAQGAGYGYRQDEGYS